A DNA window from Actinokineospora baliensis contains the following coding sequences:
- a CDS encoding SigE family RNA polymerase sigma factor, whose amino-acid sequence MPDRDAEFGEFLESRATVMRRTAFLLSGGDWHRAEDLVQTTLAKIYVAWPRLNREGGVDAYSRKVMVRSAIDESRRAFRRRESVVEHLPEVGVEAGGVDDAVDVRRALAQLPAGQRAVVVLRYWEDLSVSETAQALGKSEGTIKSQAAKGLASLRKLLAGGRVLVEGQL is encoded by the coding sequence GTGCCCGACCGGGACGCGGAGTTCGGGGAGTTCCTCGAGAGCCGGGCCACAGTCATGCGCCGGACCGCCTTCCTGCTCAGTGGTGGTGACTGGCACCGCGCGGAGGACCTGGTGCAGACGACGCTCGCGAAGATCTACGTGGCGTGGCCCCGGCTCAACCGCGAGGGCGGGGTCGACGCGTATTCGCGCAAGGTCATGGTGCGGTCGGCGATCGACGAGTCGCGGCGGGCGTTCCGGCGGCGGGAGAGCGTGGTCGAGCACCTGCCCGAGGTCGGCGTCGAGGCGGGCGGGGTGGACGACGCCGTGGACGTTCGGCGGGCGTTGGCGCAGCTCCCGGCTGGTCAGCGCGCCGTGGTGGTGCTCAGGTACTGGGAGGACCTGTCGGTCTCGGAGACCGCGCAGGCGTTGGGCAAGAGCGAGGGGACGATCAAGAGCCAGGCCGCCAAGGGGTTGGCCTCGCTGCGCAAGCTGCTGGCCGGTGGGCGGGTCCTGGTGGAGGGGCAACTGTGA
- a CDS encoding sterol carrier family protein, producing MPRKTIDPAELRTAVAATLEWLDGGDQPARPVLAAAVRLSLRTLEQDAPGHSVEVRVPPFAAVQCVEGPRHTRGTPPNVVEMDPRTWLELATGRTGWDDAVTGGRVAASGARADLSGLLPLLRF from the coding sequence ATGCCCCGCAAGACCATCGACCCCGCTGAGCTGCGCACCGCCGTCGCGGCCACCCTCGAGTGGCTCGACGGCGGCGACCAGCCCGCGCGGCCCGTCCTCGCCGCCGCCGTGCGGTTGAGCCTGCGCACCCTGGAGCAGGACGCACCGGGGCACAGCGTCGAGGTGCGGGTGCCGCCGTTCGCCGCCGTGCAGTGCGTGGAGGGTCCCCGGCACACCCGGGGTACACCGCCCAACGTCGTCGAGATGGATCCGCGGACCTGGCTCGAACTCGCCACCGGCCGCACGGGGTGGGACGACGCCGTCACCGGGGGTCGCGTCGCCGCTTCGGGTGCGCGCGCGGACCTGTCCGGCCTGCTGCCGTTGCTGCGGTTCTAG
- the purF gene encoding amidophosphoribosyltransferase, producing MADQFTTGPIPSSDQPEPEPREECGVFGVWAPGEEVAKLTYYGLYALQHRGQEAAGISVADGHQIVVFKDLGLVSQVFDEQVLSSLRGHVAVGHCRYSTTGSTTWENAQPTFRTTATGSGLSLGHNGNLVNTAELRDRAAELGVSSRNGATTDSDIMTALLAASAADKGLEQAALEVLPTIRGAYCLVFSDESTLYAARDPHGVRPLVLGRLERGWVVASETAALDIVGASFVREVEPGELIAIDTGGLRSSRFASPEPKGCLFEYVYLARPDTSISGRSVHATRVEIGRRLADEHPVEADLVVPVPESGTPAAIGYAQGSGIPFGTALVKNAYVGRTFIQPSQTIRQLGIRLKLNPLREVIRGKRLIVVDDSVVRGNTQRALVRMLREAGALEVHVRIASPPVQWPCFYGIDFASRAELVANGLDLDGIRRSIGADSLGYVSLDALIAASEQPKSRLCAACFTGEYPIELPDDALIGKHLLEGIEKGVAGSAAPLQPAGYGAEDALRRP from the coding sequence GTGGCCGACCAGTTCACGACTGGCCCTATCCCCTCTTCCGACCAGCCCGAGCCAGAGCCCCGCGAAGAGTGCGGGGTGTTCGGGGTCTGGGCCCCCGGCGAAGAAGTGGCGAAACTCACCTATTACGGACTGTACGCACTGCAACACCGCGGGCAAGAAGCCGCGGGCATCTCGGTCGCCGACGGCCACCAGATCGTCGTGTTCAAGGACCTCGGCCTGGTGAGCCAGGTCTTCGACGAGCAGGTGCTGTCGTCGCTGCGCGGGCACGTCGCTGTCGGCCACTGCCGGTACTCGACCACCGGGTCGACCACCTGGGAGAACGCCCAGCCCACCTTCCGCACCACCGCCACCGGCAGCGGCCTGTCGCTGGGCCACAACGGCAACCTGGTCAACACCGCCGAGCTGCGCGACCGGGCCGCCGAACTCGGGGTGAGCTCGCGCAACGGCGCGACCACCGACTCCGACATCATGACCGCCCTGCTCGCCGCCAGCGCCGCGGACAAGGGCCTTGAGCAGGCCGCGCTGGAGGTCCTGCCGACCATCCGCGGCGCGTACTGCCTGGTCTTCTCCGACGAGTCGACCCTCTACGCCGCCCGCGACCCGCACGGCGTCCGCCCGCTGGTCCTCGGCCGCCTCGAGCGCGGCTGGGTCGTGGCCAGCGAGACCGCGGCGCTCGACATCGTCGGCGCGTCCTTCGTGCGCGAGGTCGAGCCCGGCGAGCTGATCGCCATCGACACCGGCGGCCTGCGCTCGTCCCGGTTCGCCAGCCCGGAACCCAAGGGCTGCCTGTTCGAGTACGTCTACCTCGCCCGCCCGGACACCTCCATCTCCGGCCGGTCGGTGCACGCGACCCGGGTGGAGATCGGCCGCCGCCTGGCCGACGAGCACCCCGTCGAGGCCGACCTGGTGGTCCCGGTCCCGGAGTCGGGCACGCCAGCGGCCATCGGCTACGCCCAGGGCAGCGGCATCCCGTTCGGCACGGCCCTGGTGAAGAACGCCTACGTCGGCCGCACCTTCATCCAGCCGTCGCAGACCATCCGCCAGCTCGGCATCCGGCTCAAGCTCAACCCGCTGCGCGAGGTCATCCGGGGCAAGCGGCTGATCGTGGTCGACGACTCGGTGGTGCGCGGCAACACCCAGCGCGCCCTGGTCAGGATGCTGCGGGAGGCCGGTGCGCTGGAGGTGCACGTGCGGATCGCATCGCCGCCGGTGCAGTGGCCCTGCTTCTACGGCATCGACTTCGCCTCCCGCGCCGAGCTGGTCGCCAACGGCCTCGACCTCGACGGCATCCGCCGCTCCATCGGCGCCGACTCGCTGGGGTACGTCTCGCTGGACGCGCTGATCGCCGCCAGCGAGCAGCCCAAGTCGCGGCTGTGCGCGGCCTGCTTCACCGGCGAGTACCCGATCGAACTGCCCGACGACGCGCTGATCGGCAAGCACCTGCTGGAAGGCATCGAGAAGGGCGTGGCGGGCTCCGCCGCGCCGCTGCAGCCAGCCGGGTACGGTGCCGAGGACGCCCTCCGGCGTCCGTGA
- a CDS encoding TVP38/TMEM64 family protein — MPGRRALLILLAAVLALVVIGSLIPVPNPVQVRTWAEGLGWATPVVFLVGYALLTVAPIPRTVFNLSAGLLLGGAAGLAVAMVATVIASGLAFWLARGLGRRWVERHMERGAVRAVNARLAGGGLGAIVSLRLVPMIPFAPMNYCCGLAAVEVRPFLLGTFLGSLPGTAAAVFLGDALTGTTPPALLVVYGALAVVGAIGFVVVMRRTRQPAGAENAAA, encoded by the coding sequence GTGCCCGGTCGTCGCGCTCTGCTCATCCTGCTTGCCGCTGTCTTAGCGCTCGTCGTGATCGGGTCGTTGATCCCCGTTCCCAACCCCGTGCAGGTGCGGACTTGGGCCGAGGGGCTCGGCTGGGCGACCCCGGTGGTCTTCCTCGTCGGTTACGCGCTGCTCACGGTCGCGCCCATCCCCCGCACGGTGTTCAACCTCTCCGCGGGTCTGCTGCTGGGTGGCGCCGCCGGGCTCGCGGTGGCGATGGTGGCCACGGTGATCGCGTCGGGTCTGGCGTTCTGGCTGGCCAGGGGCTTGGGCAGGCGCTGGGTGGAACGGCACATGGAGCGCGGCGCGGTGCGCGCGGTCAACGCGCGGCTCGCCGGTGGCGGCCTCGGCGCGATCGTCTCGCTGCGGCTGGTGCCGATGATCCCGTTCGCGCCGATGAACTACTGCTGCGGTCTCGCCGCGGTCGAGGTCCGGCCGTTCCTGCTCGGCACCTTCCTCGGCAGCCTGCCCGGCACCGCCGCGGCGGTCTTCCTCGGCGACGCCCTCACCGGCACGACCCCGCCCGCGCTGCTGGTGGTCTACGGGGCGTTGGCCGTGGTCGGGGCCATCGGGTTCGTCGTGGTCATGCGCCGCACGCGCCAACCCGCTGGGGCCGAGAACGCGGCCGCCTAG
- the purM gene encoding phosphoribosylformylglycinamidine cyclo-ligase: MTETSSPESNATYAAAGVSIEAGDEAVEKLKPWADKASRPEVLGGIGGFAGLFKLKLDRWKEPVLASSTDGVGTKIAIAQALDIHDTVGVDLVAMVVDDLVVCGAEPLFLQDYIAVGKVLPDRIAALVKGISEGCVQAGCALLGGETAEHPGLMSDGAYDLSATGVGIVEADQILGPDRVRPGDVLIGMASSGLHSNGYSLARHVLLQIGRIPLSGHVEEFGRTLGEEMLEPTRIYAKDCLALAAETEVRTFAHITGGGLAANLARVIPKGLHALLDRGTWTPQPVFSLIAQRGRVAREEMERTFNMGVGMVAVVAPEDVDRALAILTARHVPSWILGEVRPAEDPTAPRAELHGDHPRF; this comes from the coding sequence ATGACTGAGACCAGCTCACCCGAGTCCAACGCCACCTACGCCGCCGCGGGCGTGAGCATCGAGGCAGGTGACGAGGCGGTCGAGAAGCTCAAGCCCTGGGCGGACAAAGCCAGCAGGCCCGAGGTGCTCGGCGGCATCGGCGGGTTCGCCGGGCTGTTCAAGCTCAAGCTCGACCGCTGGAAGGAACCGGTGCTGGCGTCGTCGACCGACGGCGTCGGCACCAAGATCGCCATCGCCCAGGCGCTGGACATCCACGACACGGTGGGTGTCGACCTGGTGGCCATGGTGGTCGACGACCTGGTCGTGTGCGGGGCGGAGCCGCTGTTCCTGCAGGACTACATCGCGGTCGGCAAGGTGCTGCCCGACCGGATCGCGGCGCTGGTCAAGGGCATCTCCGAGGGCTGCGTCCAAGCGGGCTGCGCCCTGCTCGGCGGCGAGACCGCCGAGCACCCCGGCCTGATGTCCGACGGCGCCTACGACCTGTCGGCCACCGGTGTCGGCATCGTCGAGGCCGACCAGATCCTGGGCCCCGACCGCGTCCGCCCCGGCGACGTGCTCATCGGCATGGCCTCCTCCGGCCTGCACTCCAACGGCTACTCGCTGGCCCGGCACGTGCTGCTGCAGATCGGCCGCATCCCGCTGTCGGGCCACGTCGAGGAGTTCGGCCGCACCCTCGGCGAGGAGATGCTCGAGCCGACCCGCATCTACGCCAAGGACTGCCTGGCCCTCGCCGCCGAGACCGAGGTCCGCACCTTCGCCCACATCACCGGCGGCGGCCTGGCCGCCAACCTCGCCCGCGTCATCCCGAAGGGCCTGCACGCCCTGCTCGACCGCGGCACCTGGACCCCGCAGCCGGTCTTCTCCCTGATCGCCCAGCGCGGCCGCGTCGCCCGCGAGGAGATGGAACGCACCTTCAACATGGGCGTCGGAATGGTCGCGGTCGTGGCCCCCGAAGACGTGGACCGGGCCCTGGCCATCCTCACCGCCCGCCACGTCCCCTCCTGGATCCTCGGCGAGGTCCGCCCCGCCGAAGACCCCACCGCCCCCCGCGCCGAACTCCACGGAGACCACCCGCGCTTCTAG
- a CDS encoding ArsR/SmtB family transcription factor, whose product MTEDDDPVFKALADRTRRQLLDRLFVSDGRTLSDLESDVDMTRFGVMKHLRLLEDAGLITTQRSGREKLHFLNAVPIRLIHDRWIDKYTESGLAALVHLKHTLENPVSTTTRTVQVHRVYIKATPETIWTAIVDPQWTRRYGYRHIADYDLRPGGAFKYFPGEYMVGADPETPVVEGEVIELDPPRRLVQTWRATWLDEPATRLTYEITDSENGVSILTLTHDVEDAPLTGKQVAGEMADAGGGWPEVLSDLKTLLETGAGLFP is encoded by the coding sequence GTGACCGAAGACGACGACCCCGTGTTCAAGGCGCTGGCCGACCGCACCAGGCGGCAGCTGCTCGACCGGCTCTTCGTCAGCGACGGCCGCACCCTGTCCGACCTTGAGTCCGATGTGGACATGACGCGGTTCGGCGTGATGAAGCACCTGCGCCTGCTCGAGGACGCCGGGTTGATCACCACGCAGCGGTCCGGCCGGGAGAAGCTGCACTTCCTCAACGCGGTGCCGATCCGGCTGATCCACGACCGCTGGATCGACAAGTACACCGAGTCCGGCCTGGCCGCCCTCGTCCACTTGAAACACACCTTGGAGAACCCCGTGAGCACAACGACCCGCACCGTCCAGGTCCACCGCGTCTACATCAAGGCGACCCCGGAGACCATCTGGACCGCGATCGTCGACCCGCAGTGGACCCGCCGCTACGGCTACCGGCACATCGCCGACTACGACCTGCGCCCCGGCGGCGCGTTCAAGTACTTCCCCGGCGAGTACATGGTCGGCGCCGACCCGGAAACGCCGGTGGTCGAGGGCGAGGTCATCGAACTCGACCCGCCCAGGCGGCTGGTGCAGACCTGGCGCGCGACCTGGCTCGACGAGCCCGCCACCCGGCTGACCTACGAGATCACCGACAGCGAGAACGGCGTGTCCATCCTCACCCTCACCCACGACGTCGAGGACGCGCCGCTGACCGGCAAGCAGGTCGCGGGCGAGATGGCGGACGCGGGCGGCGGCTGGCCGGAGGTGCTCAGCGACCTGAAGACCCTGCTGGAGACCGGTGCGGGCCTGTTCCCGTGA